Proteins from a single region of Oncorhynchus tshawytscha isolate Ot180627B linkage group LG03, Otsh_v2.0, whole genome shotgun sequence:
- the LOC112226945 gene encoding sialic acid-binding Ig-like lectin 14, translating to MGIEKLPWHFLTHFFWLGVMGVDASSWTADVPKSVSSLRGSCIVIPCSFNYPEPEKKPSKFTGIWFKGTHDTIYHPDSSNIIKAYRGRTELVGDLRQKNCSLRINPLHDSDKGSFTFRIEMEDHNKYSYKEDTVSITVSSSPDPPSLSVREEVKVGEVVSASCSMSRSCPSDSPLLTWSHSGTHSVQSQQLTNAQWEVTSSLTFSPSSTDHNQSLVCTAAYRGRKTVKSLKTLNVKYAPVDVKIEGVSSVKEGDCRAEMLQ from the exons atggggattGAAAAATTACCATGGCATTTTCTTACTCACTTCTTTTGGCTTGGAG TGATGGGAGTTGATGCCTCGTCATGGACTGCTGACGTGCCCAAGTCCGTCTCCAGCCTACGGGGCTCATGCATCGTGATTCCCTGCTCATTCAACTACCCAGAACCAGAGAAGAAGCCCTCCAAATTCACTGGCATCTGGTTCAAAGGCACCCATGATACTATATACCACCCAGACAGCTCCAACATCATCAAAGCCTACAGGGGTCGTACAGAGCTGGTGGGAGACCTCCGGCAGAAGAACTGCTCTCTCAGAATCAACCCCCTCCATGACAGTGACAAAGGATCCTTTACTTTCAGGATTGAAATGGAAGACCATAACAAGTATTCATACAAAGAGGACACAGTCTCCATTACAGTGAGCA GCTCTCCAgaccccccctctctgtcagtgagggaggaggtgaaggtggGGGAAGTGGTTTCTGCCTCCTGCTCTATGTCTCGCTCCTGCCCATCTGATTCCCCTCTCCTAACCTGGAGCCACTCCGGAACACACAGTGTCCAATCACAGCAGCTGACCAATGCCCAGTGGGAAGTGACGTCATCCCTGACCTTTAGCCCCAGCAGCACTGATCACAACCAGTCTCTGGTCTGCACAGCAGCATACAGGGGAAGGAAGACAGTGAAAAGTTTGAAAACTCTCAATGTCAAAT